The following DNA comes from Halobacillus litoralis.
CATCAACATGAAACTTTTCGGGATTTTCGTAAATATATCGCACTGCTTCCAAACAATCGTTCAAGCCATCCTGATAAGGATTCTCCGGCGCTAGACGATACTCTATCCCCACTACTACCGCGTTGGCTTCTTGCGCTAAGAACTTGCAGATATTTTCCATCACGTCCATATCTCGCTCAAAAAAACCTCCGCCGTGAAGATAAATAAGGACCGGCTTTTTTTCTGTTGTCTGGTTATAAATCCCCAAGGGAATTTCATGATCCTCCAAAATGATTTTAATCGTTTCCGAACGAATTCCACTACTTAAATCTTTATTATTTACTTCCACTCTCTTTCGGGTAATTTCCAGGTCATCGATTTCGAGCGGACGTCTTACGTTCGGATCTGCCTCGTTTGTAAGAAAATTTTTCACACGCGGATCTAAACCGCGGCTCCCCTCCTGAAAAGGAATTTCTTTATTAATAACGCTTAATCTTCCTTTTTTTGAATACGTGGCATTTTCTTGTAATCTTGCGGTAAGCTCCTCGTGCGTGTGGTTCATCACATACCATCCTCCTTAGCAAAACAGCCGGGTAGCAGCCTGTAGGCTGACCCGACTGGTAAATATCTAAATTACCGGTCCTCTTTTAACCGAGCTATACAGGGAAACAGCTTCTGCTTGGAAAACCCAGGACAAAAAACAGTATTTTCTATTATATTTCCATTTACCTTTAAAAAGAAACGTTTAATCAAGCAATCGTAGGACCTCAAGATCTTTATTATGCGAAAGATACTAACCGTAAACGACCAACAGTTTATATTTCTTAAAGAATTTGCGAGAATCGCTTCTGCAAGCTTTTGAATCTCATCCACATTATTATAGAAGGTGTCGATTCTGCGTATAAATTGGTCTTTAAATGTATAATAGTGCAGACTAATAAATGCATTTGCAGTAGTCGAATTACTGAGTTGAGCCCGCTTTTCCACAGGAATAAACGTATCGCCTGTTCGGCTAAATGTAGCGGAAGCCCCCCCCTTTTATCACGCAACTGTTCATCAACTTTTTTCGCTGTAGATAGTGTTATTGCTTTTTCGTATAGTTCTGACCGAACTGCACCCGGATTTTTTCCCGTGGCCTGGGTCAATAATAAAGTGATACCCAGACAAAGTCTTTTCACCACTTTGGTTTGGTGCATCCCCCAACTTTAACGTTTCTACATTGACTTTATATAATTGCCCACTATCCGCATCAACTGTGGGTTGTAAAATAAATAGGCAGAATATAGACTACCAATATACCTCCTGGTCCAACTAGATTGGCTTAGGCATGAGGTTGTAACGACGGTTCCATATAAAAGAGAAGCAATTCTTTATGATGAGAGATTTACAGAATTAGAAAAATAACTGAGGAGGTTATATAGCGTTTTACTAGTATCATATAGAGCGTTGTTTAATCTGAGCCTTCCATTATTATTCCCTATACTTGAAGACACAGTTTCGAGTTAATTATATTTTCATATAATAACAATTATTCCAAAATCACCCATTAACTAGCTCCAACTCTTATAAATTAGGAATAAAAGAAAAAGCCTCTCAAAAGTTTATAAACTCTTGAGAGGCTTTTAGGTTTTGTGGACGATTTTAAAAATCAGTCAAAATCCAGTCAAACTGTTATCAAACCCTATGATGGAAGGGGGGTGGGCGCAATCACATCATGCCGCCCATTCACTCGCTTAGTTGAAAAGACTATAACAAATCCCGTAGAACCTTGTTATAACAAGGTTCTCGTTAGCAAGTAAAATGATTAACCACAATAAGTTTTAATACTTTGTGAACAGTATCCAGTCATAACCCAGTCCTCTATAGTGGAATAACAGACGTAATTCAATACCCTTGGTGGTGTCTGTTTTCCTGTATAAGCTATAATTTTATTATTTAGAATACAAACAAGAGTTTTATTTTATGACCAACACACTTCGTCGATCTCATAATCTTCCGAGGCACCCGCTTCCCCAGTTATACAAGAAAAACACCCCTGGTTAGCAACTGCACTGCCAATAGCCCAAATTTCCTGATCACATTTGAAGCAAATCACCCCATTTTCCTTATCATTAACCGCCTCTTTAAGCCTTTTCTTTAATTTGTTTGGTTCTTCGTCAGGATTACTCTTACAATGCTTATTCACAAAGGAGATTATAGAAATGGGTATCATAAATGATTTCCTTTCTTATGCTTTTTTTGATATTTTATATTAACTAAAAGGCATACCATTCATGCAGCCCTGTATTAGAGGACTTGATTATATAAAGTTCACAAATCCAAAAACACCTTCTCTGCGAACTATAAATCATAAAGCCAAACTTCTATATAAACAAAGCCACGGACGTAGTTGCTAACGTCTGGGGCTTTATCTTTTAATAGCTATTCCATCACTTTCCCATTCATCCGTTCAACCCATTGATGGAGAAGGTTATTATACTTGGCCAAATTTTTGTGGATTTTAATGGCCACTTCTTCATTATAGGTATGGACGGTCAAATTACGATCATTGACCATTTCCAAAGCTAGAACGGCCTCCTCATCCTCCAACAAGTGGACCTCCCTGCAACTGCGAATGACGCTCTTCGGAGAGCCGACATCTACCCCTTCTATGTCATATAAATATTGCTTAGCCGCTTTCCAACTAGCCTCGAAAGAAAATTCAAATCGTTGAATCGCTGCATCTCGTTCCACATCGTTCGGGTTTTCAAGGTTAGCTAGCTTTTCAAAGGAAGCCAACGCTTTTTCTGCTGCTTCTAATCTTTGGCGTAATCTTTCCATAAAATCCCCTCCTCTTTCACATGTTGGACTAGAACTTCTTTGGCATCATGTAAATCCACTACATCTACCTTGTAAGGGATGGTAGACTCTTCAATTTGCTCGATCAGTTTGTTCCATTTAAAAGGAGAGATCGGGGAGTGGGATTCGATAGCGATGTCGATATCCGAACTATGTTTTTCTTCCTGTCGGGCCCAGGAACCAAATAAGTAAACACGCGCTTTTTCCTTGCCGAGTTGTTCATTCAAAATCGACTTGAGTTGTTCTAGAATTTGCTGCCGTAAATATGCAGGAACTCCCATAATATCCCTTCCTCTTTTTTGTCCCATTATAGCATATGGACATCTTCTCTCTGCAGGATTTTCCTTACCCACTTCGACCATTCAGAAATTCGATCGGTAACGGGGCCAATATTAACTACACCAAAACCTAAATATGTCTTCCATTGTCAACAACGGTTTGAAATTCCCTGTTTTCAACGGAATCAAATTCCCTATTATCAGCGAATATTGGCTGGCTGGATGCCGGCCTTTTTCTTTTCCCTCAGACGATAAGAGTCTCCTTTAATATTAAAGGTCGTGGAATGGTGGATTAGACGATCCAAGATGGCCGTTGCTAAAACTTCATCTCCAAAGATCTTTCCCCATTCAACGTACGATTTATTTGAAGTAATAATCATTGCTCCATGTTCGTATCTTCTTGATATGATTTGGAAAAGTGTGTGTGCGCTGAGTTCATCGAAACTAAAGTAACCTAGTTCATCAATAATTAGTAATTCTGGGCGGCTATACCTTTTAATAATCCGTTGGATTAACCCTTGTTTTTCTGCCTTTTGGCATTCAGCGATAAAATCATTGGCTGTAATAAAAAGTGCTTGGTGTCCGTTCGTGATAGCTTCAAAAGCCATGGAAATGGCTAAATGTGTCTTTCCTACTCCTGGTGGTCCAAGGAGTAGGATATTATCTCCATTATGGATATATCGACCCGATAACACTTCTTTAACTCTTCGTTCATCTATACTCGGTTGAAAACTAAAGTCGAAGTCATGAATACTTTTAATGTAGGGAAGCTTTGCTTTTTTAAGACGCTTATCTAAAGCTGCCTTTTCCTTCTGTTCGATTTCTTGTGATAATAGCGTGATTAAGAAGTCCGAATATGGTACATTATTTTTAGATGCGTCTTCAAGCAGGCCATCTATTTGATCGGCGGTGTGATGCCAACCGATTTCTTCTAAGCGTTCAACTAAAAGGTTTGTGGTCATGATTGATCACCTCCTTCTAGTTGCTCATAAATTTGAAGGGAACGTTGTTCTACTTCAATATCAGGGGACTGTAAACGGCTGTGGGTCGGCAAACCATCAGTAGTCGTTTGCAGTCCTTTATAATGTTTAAGGTTTATATGGTCTCTTACCTTACCAGTCATAATAGGATGTTTAGCCACACATTCATAATGGTCATAAATTTCTAAATGATGATCTAATGTTTCTTTTATCTTCAACTCTTGTCCAACGTACCGAAAAGGTACGGAATACCTTTTACCGAGATAGGAAACAAAGCAATCCTTACTCACTTTCCTAATTTCCCAATGATGAATAGGAAACAATGGTTTCGTATTTGACGTCATCAAATGCTTCTGTTCATGCTGGAAACGATTATGAGGTGATTCGAGCGTTGTCTGATGAACCTTACGGTTTGCTACTTGATCTAACCACACTCTTACATCTTCATTTAAAGCTTTTAACGTAGGTTCATGCTTGCGCTGCAAAAAGTTCTTCTTTAAATATCCAACAACATTTTCTACTTTTCCCTTTGTTTGTGGTCGGTGTGGTTTACATGCCTTTGGAACAATTCCATAGTAAGCTAAAAATTCTTCGAACTTCCGATTGAATCTTATTTCGACTGGGCTATGCCTGATAACAGCAGTTTTCATATTGTCATACAAAATTTGCTCAGGCACTCCATTGAAATAAGCAAAAGCATTCATATGGCACTTCATTAACGTTTCTAAATCCATGCTGTCCGTAAACTCTACATATTTAAGCCTCGAATAACTCAGTAAAATCACAAAAGCATAAATATCCTTTATTTCACCATCAACTGCGAATTTACCAATGTGTCCCCAATCCATTTGAGCTTGTTTTCCAGGAGGAGTCTCGTATCTTATGGTAGCTTGCTTTTTTGGTCGCACCCGATATGGTCGAATGAAATCCCGGAGGATTGTCATTTTGCCCTCGTACCCCATAGATATAATTTCATCTAATAATACGGTGCAGTTCGTGGTACCTTCCTTCATGCGTTTCTCTAAGTAATCTTTGAAGGGATCTAGCTTACTACCTTTACTTGGTACTTTCTTCATCCTTGGTAACTCTTCAGATTTTATGTACTTCCTAATAGTTTTAGGGTCAAAGCCAGTCTCTTTAGAGATAGCTGTGATTGACCACCCTTTTTGAAATAGTTCTCTAATCATAATGAATTCCCCAATCTTGATCATCATTTCTACACTCCAAATCTTTATCTAGTATAGAAATGATTATCTGTTATTATTGGGGAATTTGAAACCGTTGTTATTAGGGATTTTAGCACCGTTGTTCACACCATTAACTGCGCTTTAAAGTTATGGCAAAAAATCTTTGTTAGTTAAATTCTCAAGTGCTTTGAATTATGAATTTCATCCTTATATTTCAACTATTCGTTCAGACCCATAATTTTATCTATCAAAATAACTTCATCTGCTGCCCACTACTATTTTCTTCATCATTGCCTTGAACTTTGTAGTCCATCGACTTATATCCCTGCATGCGCTTTTCATACATGGCTTTCAACTCGGGAACCCGATAATCAACATAGTCATACACTTTACTTATCCGTATGAACACGATGCAATCTACCGACATATTGCTGGAGCGTTCCTTTCCAGGCGATTGGCATGGCAAGGAACTTCTTGTAAATATCTCCAAAATATTAATCCTGGTGTAAACAATTGTATCCCCCTGATCATATTTTAGAATAAAAGAAAAGCCTCTCAAGAGTTAATAAACTCTTGAGAGGCTTTTAGGTTTTAGTGGACAATTTTAAAAAAACAGTCAAAATCCAGTCAAATTGTCCTTAATCCCTATGATGAAAGGGGGTTCGGGCGTTATTACATCATGCCGCCCATGGATTCCCTAAGATAAATAATGAAAAATAATGCCCGAATCAAAGGTGTTTATAAGTTTTAGTTAGGCTTATCTCCTTTATAATGAATAACAGGATATAATCAAAAATGCGAAAAAGTATGTCAATGAGTATGTCATTTTAAGGATGAAATACGTCATACACTCCAGGATTGGAGAGTAATTTCAGAAATAGCGTAGTAGCAAACTAAAAATAACAGAATTACCACACTTCTGTAATTGGATATTCTCTTTGATGACTTAGATTTAATTGATAGATTACTTCCTTCACCTTAAGTAAATGAGATGATTCATAATCCTTATAAATAAAAAGTAGGCCCTCATTTTTTATTCTTTAATAAAAATTCATATTCTCTTAAGAACTCTTACTGATACATCACAATACCATTGAAATTTGTAAACCCTCATAAAATAATACATTTGTATAGAGTTTTAGCTGTTAATATCAGTATGTAGTTTTGCTAAAATTTGTTCCATCACAAATTCTCCGTCCTCGAAGAACAACACATTTTTGTCATTAAGTTCTTGTTTCGTAATACCATTTGGATTAAATAAGGATTCGTAAGGAGTTGGAGAGATAATAAATGATTCTAATATTGGTCTTTCCCCCTCAGATATTTTTATTGAATTTTGTAGGCTCTTAATTTTTTCTGAAAAATTAATCTTAGCACTATTAATTATATCTTCATATTGAAGACTATGAGGTTCTATAAAGAAGATATACTCATTTTCACGATCAAAAACCCACATTATAAAATCCGGATAAAATCCTTCATCATCAAAAAATCCTATTCCTTTTCTGGAAGCATTACGTATTAAATATATTTCACGGTGTTTAAAAAATTGTTCATGTTTAAGCTTATATGTTTGATAATATTTCAGAAATTGCCATTCACTTTCAACAAGAGAAGTTGGCACAAATTTTATATCTGTAATATCTTTAGCGGTGTAAAATAAAGGATTAAATAATGATTCTTTAAGTTCTATCCATTCTAACCCTTGGACTTTCGAAATACCTTTATATTGTTCAAATTGATCATTAATAATGGCTTCCCTAAGATTATCGAGCATATTTTTAGAACTCAAAGACGATTCATAGTCTTCAATAATAACATTATATTCATCAATAAAATTCGGATCATTTGTACGCAAGGGGGCGTATTCTAACAAGGGAGCTTCAAACTTTTTCTTAGAGACTGTATAAATCTTATCAATATATTTTTTCATAAGTGACAGACCGATTCTATTAAATCTTTCAAAGTCTTTAAATAATTTTACTGCCAATTCACTTTTTGGAATATATAATTTATACCAAGAATTATTTTTCAGTATTTTTTCAACGTCACTTAAAGAAAAGATTACATTCCAATATTTCTTCTCTTTCTTATAATCTAATAAGTCAAAATATATCTTCTCAAAATCCATCCCAAAATAATGTCGACTATCTAATTTACCTAATTCTTTTTGAGCACCATTATATTTTTTATAGTTGAGGGATGTCTCAAATTGTACTTTGCCATAAGTATCCAAAATTATAGGTTTAGCTAAATACTGATTAAAAGCAGGAGCAGGAGCATCTTTTAAGAAATTTAAGTTGTTTTTTACTCGTATGGTCTTTATCTTTTCTTTAGGATAATTTGTCCTTACTGTGGGAATTACAATTTCATACGTTTTATTCTCAGAATGAAGTCCTTCATTTGAAAGATAATTTTTGAATTGCTGCATGTAGTTAGCTCTTAATCCAAATATATTTAACGTTTCGACTATAGATAAGAGTTGCATATCTTCTATTGGTAATTTGGGTTCAAATCTAAAATCACTATGGTAGGCACTGCTTCTTTTTAAACTATATTTTCCATCTCTGTTCCTACCTTTTAACCTAACCCCTCTTCCAAATAATTGTATAATTTGGCTTCCTTCTTTTTGACCTACATTCATTAACCCCATTGTAGATACTCGCCAACTATTCCATCCTTCTGAAAACTTCTTGGATCCAATTAAAATATTTATTGTGCTTTTTTTATTATTAATGGTATCGAAAAGAGAATCTGTAAAATGTACTTGATTAGTAGTTATACCTAATTTTTCAAATATTCCCAATACATTCTTATCATTTCCTACATTAATTACTCCAAATGAAGAATTCATACCAATTTTTAAACGAAGCTCCCCTTCGACTGCGGTGGGATTATCTACCTGGAGAGTATGTCCTCTAATATCTGTATGGAATATAATTGATAATATATCATCGTAAATTTCGTCAGGTGTTAGATTCTTTGATACTAGGTAACTAAATCTTCCAGAGAAGATATCATTCTCCCTATTATCTATAAGACCTGCTTCCCCATGGAGTATTTCGTGAATTGCTAAAATACTATCCTCAGAATTATTTATGAAATATGAGAGAAAATTGACAATTTCTATAACATCACTATTTGCCTCTCTTGCAGTTACATTACCGCCAACAAAAACTAATAATGGATTTTCAATATTATAATCAAACATAATATCTTTTTTATCTAGGTATATTTTCTTCTGTTGATAATAGCTTAATAATGAAGCAATTAAGTATTTTATTTCAAGATTGCTTTCCAGTTTTTCTGGAACATTTAAGATACTATAATCCTTACCGTATCCATCTTCGTAAAAGTTCTTATAAGAATAATCAAATAGGATACATTTAGCGTATTCTTCCTCCAGTACCCTTTTCTTACTTACTGCTTGACTGAATGTTGCTGAATATTCAAATGAAAAACCATTACTACATAACGAATTTCTATATTTATACCAACTATCACCAGAAGATCCTCGATGACCTTCATCGACAAATAATATATTTTTATTACCAAACCTAGAGACAGCAACAGTTTCCTTTATATCTTTTTCTCCTATCTTAGAATTTTCAACCACTTGAATATCATCTGCATTACTGAACAATTTTACATCATCTTTTATATATCGTTCAGCTTGAATTGATGAATCTCTGTATTCATCTAAATGCTGACTTGACAGTGATTCACTAGGAGTTAATAAAATATATGATCCATCAAATTTTGTATTATATTTATTTAAGAAATATTTTATTTGAAAATAGTTGAAATGCATTAGGAGGGTTTTTCCACTGCCAGTTGCACTCCAAATTGCTAATTTGTTTAAATCATTATATTCGGAATATTTAAGTCCAAGCTCCTCATTTTGTTTATTCAATTCAGAGTTTAATGAGTGTTTAAGTTTGGTCGGATTAGCAAAAAAATTATCCAAATAAGCTTCGACAAAAATTAGAGAAAAATATTGAAAATACTTGAGAGTAATTTTATCTTTTCTATTTTTATTTATCTTTTTTAGATGAGAAATCAAGTTTTGATCATACTCAGCAAAATCTTCTTTTGTAATAGTCTTCGGTGCTTCAGAAAATATTTTCCAATATTCATTAAAGAATTTTGATTCACCTTCGGTTGATATACCTTCATGTAGAGGGTCTGAAAAATATTTTCTAATGTCATTAAAAGAATTGAAACCAAAATAATTCAAAAAGTATTTATTTAACACGAGCTTTTTTTGAAATGGAATTTCATTCTTATGATTAGTCAAATATTACCCTCCATATTAAACATTTCTTTTTTCATTGTAGATTCAATTTGAAAAACTTCAGTTTGATAAATGCTTTTTAAGCTAGAATCTCCATTTATATAGATTCTATTATAGTTGTTTAATTGAATCTTATATTCTTGAATAACTTTCTTTAAAACTGCATCACTAAGTATTAGATCTTCATCCAGTGTTCTCCAAATCACTAATACTCTAATATCATCTTCGATCTTTCCTTCAATTATTTTATATTTGTAATCATTACCATCTTCTAATGATACAACGATTTTACCTAAATTATCTTGAGTAGTGGTAATAGCAAACTCTTTTGTTTCATAAGATTTAATTAAACTTATACCTAGAAGGTAATTAAAAGTTTCTATCAAATCTATATTTCTTACAGTCATTTCTCCTCTTTCCGAAATATTCATTTGATATTTAAATGGATTGCTAAGATATTTTATATTTAAATATGTCATACTATCTTTTGTCTCATATTCAAAAATATAATTTATAAGGTAGTCGTATTCTATTTTATTTTTATATTGACCTGTAGGAATGGTTTCATTAGAAAACTGAATATTATTCAATGCATCTTCATAGGATTCAAATAGTTGATACTTAAAAGCGTAGGATAAACCTTTTCTATCTTTAGGCTTACCTTTATACCATTCTTCAGAATACATACTTTTGGCAATTCTTTTCTTTGTTTCGCTTTCAAAATACTTTCCCATTTCAATTAGAATCATTCTTCTAACAGTATTGTCATTGTCTTTTCTCATTAATTGAAGAGCTGCCTCTCCTGTTGTTCCTGACCCTGCAAAATAATCTAATACTACAGAATCATGATTCTTCATTCCAGTTATTTGTAACGTATCCATTACTGCATGAATAGATTTGGGGTAGTTAAATACACTTCTAGGAATAATTTTTTGCAGATGCTTAGTGCCATATTCTACTGCAGAATACTTTGTTTCTTTCCAAAAAGAGGATGGTGAAATACCTTTAGATCTAGGTCTGAATTTATAATACATTTGTAACCCTGACTTTTGTCTTAATACATATATTTCATCTCTATCTCTATTCACATGTTCCCAAGACCAACGCCAATTTTTTTCTATATTATCATCATTTATTGGCCAAATAACCTGTTCATGAACATTTGGTTGTTCGTGAGTTCTCCACTCTCCTATTTCATCATCCCAGTATAATTTCGGAATGCGCCACTCAAGAGTGTTCTCATCTACAAAGAATGGGTACCATTGTTTAATACCATCTTCTTTATCGGAGTTAGAACCATCTCTTCTTAAATTACGTTGTTCATATGGTCCTTTTTCATCTTTTTTATTATATCTTTTCAACTGCTTTTCATTGCGGTCAAATTCACCTATTTTAGATTCTTCCGAATTTTTATAAGTAAGTAGGTATTCATGAGATTGAGCAATTCCACCTTCTCTAGGTCTACCACTTGGATTACTTAGTACTGATATAATACCTGCAAAGTTTGGCCTACCAAATTCCATTTCTAATAATGAATATAATTCCTTTAGTTCAAAATCATCAATAGCTGTAGTTTGTATCCCACTTCTTTTTAAAAGCTTTCTACCTAAATTAATTCTATCAGCCATTAAGCTCATCCATGAAGAGTGACGATAGTTATTTTTATATAAAATTTGACTAGCATCTGTGTTATAAGGTGGATCTATATATATTGTGTCAACCTTGTTCTTATACAATTTTGATAAAAGATTTAAGGCTTGGTAATTATCGCTATTTATTAACAGCCCTGGTATTTGTTCTTCAATATTTTCAAAACTTGCTATTAGCTTATCTTTGAATACTTCATCATAAAACTTTGTATCTATTGATAAAGTTCTATGATTCTTTAAAAAGTCGACATCTACAGGATTATTATTTAATATCTCATCAATTGCAAAATCTTTTCTCCATTGGTTTATTTGCATTTTATTTTTAATAATCTCAGGATAAAAACTATCATCAATTTTATCTAAAGTTATTATATAATCAGTAGATACAACAAATTTTTTCTTTAGCCATAATTTTTTTTGAAACTCTTCAATCTGACTTAGAAATTCAATCAACTTTTTTGCAACTACAGACATTGCCTTAACCATAGATACAGTTGCAGAAAAACTGTCTTTATCTAAATCATTTAAATTAATAATTTCGTTTTTAATGTAATTTTCCAACTCTAATTCAAGAAATCCTTTTAAATTTTTGTGGATAAAGTAATCTTGAGTATTTTTAGTTGTATATGTAGACAACTCAATTTCTAATCTTGAAAGAGCAGATTTAGTAGGCTTATGAAGTAAATTATGAAACTCAGAAAAATTACTATCATTTATAATAATATCTTCTAGCTTCATTAATATATCTTTATTAATCTTTTTTTGTTTCGCTTTCTTTACATTCACATATTGAAAATATACAATCAATTTATCATTAATAATAGTTGGGTTTTCAATTTGGGGGGTTTCAATTAAATGAAACTCTTTGTCTTCCCCTTTATTATTATTTTCTTCTATTTCAACATCAAGTAGTTTAAATAACACTTCTCCTCTTGGAGTTGAAAATTGATAATCTGAAAAATCTTCACTTGACTTAACATAAAATTGATCATAGTTTGCCCAGTGATATTTAGTTTCTCCACCTTCATATGGTATGTAGTATGTACCATCTTTAAACCTTCTTTGAGAAATAAAATCTCCTTCATCGTAATAACGAGAAAAAAACTCTAACAGATGTGAATATATAAAGCTTTGACGCTCTTCGGATTTATTTATATCTAAACCTACTGCTTCTTCTATTATGTTAAATAAATCATAATGTATAAAATCGTAAATTATTTCTCTTTTTTTATTTAAAACTCTATATAATCCAAAGTTTAGATTTGACTGATTAAATCTAAACATGTCCTCTAACTTATTGATAAAATCTTGTTTTACCTCCAAATTCATCTTAGAACTCCTCTTTTAAAATAAATTTTTGTTTTAAATTTTTAATTTTAGTTTAACAT
Coding sequences within:
- a CDS encoding site-specific DNA-methyltransferase — encoded protein: MNLEVKQDFINKLEDMFRFNQSNLNFGLYRVLNKKREIIYDFIHYDLFNIIEEAVGLDINKSEERQSFIYSHLLEFFSRYYDEGDFISQRRFKDGTYYIPYEGGETKYHWANYDQFYVKSSEDFSDYQFSTPRGEVLFKLLDVEIEENNNKGEDKEFHLIETPQIENPTIINDKLIVYFQYVNVKKAKQKKINKDILMKLEDIIINDSNFSEFHNLLHKPTKSALSRLEIELSTYTTKNTQDYFIHKNLKGFLELELENYIKNEIINLNDLDKDSFSATVSMVKAMSVVAKKLIEFLSQIEEFQKKLWLKKKFVVSTDYIITLDKIDDSFYPEIIKNKMQINQWRKDFAIDEILNNNPVDVDFLKNHRTLSIDTKFYDEVFKDKLIASFENIEEQIPGLLINSDNYQALNLLSKLYKNKVDTIYIDPPYNTDASQILYKNNYRHSSWMSLMADRINLGRKLLKRSGIQTTAIDDFELKELYSLLEMEFGRPNFAGIISVLSNPSGRPREGGIAQSHEYLLTYKNSEESKIGEFDRNEKQLKRYNKKDEKGPYEQRNLRRDGSNSDKEDGIKQWYPFFVDENTLEWRIPKLYWDDEIGEWRTHEQPNVHEQVIWPINDDNIEKNWRWSWEHVNRDRDEIYVLRQKSGLQMYYKFRPRSKGISPSSFWKETKYSAVEYGTKHLQKIIPRSVFNYPKSIHAVMDTLQITGMKNHDSVVLDYFAGSGTTGEAALQLMRKDNDNTVRRMILIEMGKYFESETKKRIAKSMYSEEWYKGKPKDRKGLSYAFKYQLFESYEDALNNIQFSNETIPTGQYKNKIEYDYLINYIFEYETKDSMTYLNIKYLSNPFKYQMNISERGEMTVRNIDLIETFNYLLGISLIKSYETKEFAITTTQDNLGKIVVSLEDGNDYKYKIIEGKIEDDIRVLVIWRTLDEDLILSDAVLKKVIQEYKIQLNNYNRIYINGDSSLKSIYQTEVFQIESTMKKEMFNMEGNI